The DNA sequence AGCTTCTGCtaagttcttcatcaagctcatggagaatcaacaagcactaAGTACACGTGTCGATTCATCCACCATCAAAGCTAAAGAACACTTACCACGTGACATCGCTCGTGGTTCAAATCCGATCAAGAGCAAGTCTCTGCATCCCTTGATCAAACGCCTTCTACAAATCATCAACAAAGTAAATCTtctacaagttcttcatcaagctcgtggAGAATCAATGAGCGCCAAACACACGTGCCGGTTCGTTTCCTACCAAAGCCGAAGAACGCTCACCACGTGACACAACTCGTGGCCTAAATCCGATCAAGATCAAGGTTCTACAGCCCTTGATCAATCGTCTTCCTCAAATCATCAACATAGTAAGAAGTTCACACTGCAACTGTTTaattcaagatcaagtgctcTCCACCCTTGGATCAAATCAATGTCAGAGATCGAATCAGAAGATATTCTTATGAAAGGGCATCTACAGAGATTGTAATcctcaaattcattaataaaaaattatattattttgtacaTGTGTCCTTCCTTCATTCATTGCAGGAAATCCGTGTTTACAATGATAAAcacattgtttttggttctagGTATATTAGATCCATGGACTGGATAATAGTTGTGCCAATGTGCCATTGTGATCTCATAGTAAGACTTTCATATCTACATATCTATCTATTTAGAGAAATATTATCATATTTAAACACTTAATACACACCCCAATTTTTCTATATTCAAAATCAGATTTTATGGGAAAGGGTTTGATGGCAGAGAAATTGCGACTACCCATAGTAAGTGATTGAGAAGCGACAGAACTCTCCCATAACAAATGCTACACCACGGTCATTGCAGAATATGTAGTTGCATGCATCTTAGACTTCCATcataaaaatgaaaagaaaatgacaCTCATACTATTATTGAACGAAAACTATCGGGTAAGGTACACATGTTTGTTCGATCCACAAATTTAGATATATTAGAATATTAATATTCTCAAATTGTTTTATGTTCACGTATAAAGACTCACTTTCTATGTTTTAATAGATACGTCCAAtatgtcacgacatgatagtttagattgtaatttgaggagtgcaaatttcacccctcaaaattaaaaaggaaaggaaagagaaGGATTAATTTGAGGCAAAGCAGCAAATACCCCAAAGTTGAGGGGGCTTTGGTGTAACGTGTAACGTTTCCCGCTTTAAAAGTTGAGGGGGATTTGTGTCGTCCTCAACTTTTTCCCCGCAAAACTTGAACTCCCAATCTCAATTCCTTCTCTCTGACTGGAGACTTCACAAATCCAGACGAAAACCACTCCTCAATAGTGTTTGGAGTCTGGATTATGGAATTCCCTCAGGAGCTTATTGATCAGTTGAAGCTACTCTGGAATTGgtatattttctctcacaaacCCTAACCCCCGATTTCTCTCGTAAATCGTAATCTGTATTTTTGTACTATTCTGCCAGATTACAAGCATGAAATGTTCACAGATATTGAAATCGGAAAACGATTGGACATGGGTTTTCCAAACTGGGTCTAGATCAGTAGCTGCACACAAGGTGTTTGATAATAAACTAATGATAGTACTTCATGCTGGTAATTAACTAATAACAGCAATACAGCATATAGCACTAGTTTACCAAGTATTAGAAGTCTTGATTTTACTTGTTTATTTATGTAAAAAGTCTAGTGTTTCCTTAACAGCGCAAGTTGATCACTTAATCGAGCATAGGCACTCCTGCAGTCACACTCTCAATGGTTGAATTCCACCCGCTGTGAGTTAAAAATCCTCCAAACTGATGGGTGGTTGAGCACCTCCTCTTGCGGGCACCAACTTGCTGTTACACCTCTTTCCATTGTTTCAGCCACGAATGTGGGTGGTAAAATCGCTGATTCTCCAACAATCAGGTCACGCCTAATAATCCACAAGAAGGGAAGCTTGGAATTTGCAAGTCGCCAACCAAACTCCACAAACTGTTGTGGTGTCATGACCACTACACTGCAAAATTCACATAAACAACTGTGTGTTGGTGCCTTGGACTTGAGCCATTGGAGGCACTCAGTTTCCTCTTTCCATAGACAGTCTATGATAGACTATATCCCAAAGGTTTCAAAGGGTCTTCTGGAATTCGATTGAGAAGGAATTGGATAGGGCCAACTGCATAAAGATGTGGAAGCATACATGATAGAGCCTCCAAAACATCTCGCTCCAAGGCATCAAAAGTATAAAGAACAACTGCTGAAGATCTATGTGCTCTTTCAGCTGCTTCCATGGCACATTGAAACGCAATGTCTTTTTGATCTGTAGTTTTGAACAAAGCCGGGAAGATCTTAGTCAAATATTCTGGTATGATGGTGTCCACTGTATGAAAGATTGTCTAGGTACCATCTGATAGACATCTCTCATCTGAAAACAATAAGAAAACATTAATTTATTGTCATTTTTGATAAACAACTATCAAGCTTTGATCAAATGGTAGATAAGATATTTTTTTCATGGATTATAGTCAACCTTTACTGGTGTATAACCTTTTTCCAGCCGAGAACGGAATTGTTTGATGCCCATGAATCCACAGGCTGCTATTGTGAAGAACATAACAATAGGAATTCCAAGTTCTTCAGCTGCTGTGATGGAGAAGCTCGTGAAACCATCCACGACATGTTGCATGAGAACTTGAGAAGTACTGTGGGAATTTGCTGCATCAGGATTGATTTTGTCGAGGATGTTACAAAATGGAGACAGGAAGTTCTTATCAATGGAATCAACATTAGCTGTGATGTCTTGTATGGAATCTGAATCTGAATTAGGTGGTAAGCCATCTGGGATGGCTTCAAACTGAATGTCCGGCAAGCCATCAAGTGATTTGCGGTCTAAAGATTAGAGGATGCGTCCATGGTTGTACTCTGTATTCACAAAGATCATGCAAAAACCTCTATGGTGCAGGAGCTTTGCAAATTTGAGGAATGGCTTAATGTGACCTTGACATGGGAATGGTACATAGAGCATGAGGCGTATAATTAGTTTTTGCCATGGAACCTACTGAGGTAACTGCTTATCTCGTATGTATAAGCAATTTATACTGATATACAGCATGGAAGGTTGGCTCTAATCTCATGTTTGCCAGAATTTTGTTCATTTGAATTTGGGTTATACTTAATTTGATATTCTTTGCCATTGTTTCAAGCATGATTTCCTTTTTATTTCAGAAATctttaagaaaatttcaatcATCTATTAAAAATTGCTTGTTGGCTTTTTGTTGACAAGAAATttgaaattacaataatagtAATACTTGCTAGTTGCTACACCCTCTGCTCTATATTGCAGGTAAGAGGCACTGAGATTGATCAGATTAACAAAATTCAATTAGAACGTTCTAATAGGAATCCTCAAGCAAAATTGAGATTAGAGAAACATACCTGTAAAATACAATCTGATATTCTAATAAATGTAACTCCATAGAATAGTAGCATTCACACAGATAAGAGTTGCAATATCCTGTCTTTGATTAATATCATTAAGGTTTCAACTTGAAATTTAAATGAAAGCATAAAGGAAATATTGCAGAACATTCTACTAGTTTATTAGACAATATACTGGAAGGCTTGCATGTTTATTTGTTAGAACCCCGTCTAGCTTTTTCGTAGAAGTacttgatttaccactttgTCCAAGTTTGTGTATGAGGAGCCTTGTGGATCAGTGGCCTCTTCTGCTAATTTCTTCAACACATTAGCCTTGTTCCTCATGGTCTCACCCTTCTGTCCCTCCATTAACTCCCTCACAATCTTCTCGACTTCATCCCTATTGACATTGTTATCAATCTCCATGCCAATGCCCAATCCATTACAAACATACCAACAATTGGTTTGCTGCTCTGCAAAGAATGGCCAACACAGCATAGGAACTCCTGCAGTGACACTCTCAATGGTCGAATTCCACCCATTGTGTGTTAAAAACCCGCCAACTGATGGGTGGTTAAGGACTTCCTCCTGTGGGCACCAACTTACTATTATACCTCTCTCCTTGGTCTCAGCTACAAACTCAGGTGGCAAAATCGCTGATTCGCCAACAACCAGATCAGGCCTAATTACCCATAGAAAAGGGTGCTTGCTATTTGCAAGTCCCCAACCAAACTCCACAAGATGTTCTGGTGTCATGACCACTACGCTGCCAAAATTCACATAAACAACAGAGTTTGGCGCCTTAGCATTTAGCCATGGGAGGCACTCTGTGTCTTCCTTCCATAGGCTGTATCCCATAGACTTTAAAGGGTCTTCTGGTATCTGGTTAAGAAGTAACTGAAGAGGACCAATGGCATAAACATGTGGAAGCATAAATGATAAAGCATCCAAAACATCTCTCTCCAACGCATCAAAAGTATGAATTACAACTGCTGAAGCTTTATGTGCTCTTTCAGTTGCTTCACCTGTTAGTATAAATGGACTGTCGTTGGGATCTGTAGTTCGGAAAAAGCTGGGAAGATCCTTTAGGCGGATATCTTTCATTCCTGGTATCCAGTCAATGACAGTGTCTAGGTAGCCATTGGATAGACATTTCTCATCTGTAAACATAAAAAAGAACAGTACTAATTAGGTAAAAAttaacaagcattaatcaaatCATAGTTAATAGAATACTTCAGTTCCATCACCTTTTATTGGTGTAAATCCCTTTTCAACAAGAGCACGGTAATGTTTGAAGCCCATGAAGCCATTTGCAGCGACAGGAAAGAACAATACAATAGGTAATCCAAGTTCTTGAGCACCATCAATAGAGAAGCTCATGAAACCATCTGAGACAATGCAGCTCACAGGAAAAGTGCTACTGTTGAGTCTGGTGAGGAGGTCACGAAATGGAGCCAAGAAGTTTTTGTTAATGGAATCACAGATAGCTGTGATGTCTTGGGTGGAATCTGAATCGGAAGGTGGTAATCCATCTGGGATGGTTTCAAAATGGAAGTCTGTCAAGCCATCTAGTGTGTTGGGGCCTAAAGATTTGAGAAAGCGTCTGTGGTTGTACTCTGTATTCACAAAGGTGATACGAAAACCTCTGTGGTGCAACAGCTTGGCAAACTTGAGGAGTGGCTTTATGTGGCCTTGATATGGGAATGGGATACATACAGCATGAGGCTTATCAGGTACTTCCATGGAACCCATGACGATATATTTCTTCTTGCTGTAGCTCAGATTTGTGAATTTGAGTAGGTGATACTAACTATATGTAGTTGGAGTTCTCCTCTAGATATAATTGCACATGTGTTTAAGTTAAATCTAGATCTATAAACAACATTTGATGCCATGAACTTTTATGGTGTTTGAGTATAGATGTAATCACATTGATGATCTTGTTCAATGCTGGCCACGTTCTCTGAGTTCAAATATGCACATGGATCATGTGCCATGGATTTTATTTATATGGTTCTGAGATTTGATAGGATCAATTGCATTGATAGACTACTTCTTTTCTGTTGTGGCACGAGGTTTACTAGAATCATTATTATACGGAATGAACAAAACCctttttttagttttaattCCCATTATTTAAATGAGGTTGGGTTTCAGATTGATGTCATTTCATGGCTTTACATATAAATCTTCACCAACTCAGTTGATTAGCTACCAAACTTGGCCTTGAAAAAAGTATAACAAAGCAGAGTTCACTTCCACAGAATCCGTAGTAACCATATTAATTTTCCAGTCTTTCTCTTTTGGTCCTCTcgttttttatttccaaaatttccagacTTTGTTTTTCTACCGCAAATGGAGTAACTGTCTTTCTCTGCTAAGAAAAATAGTTTTCTCAGGCCGATTTTGTCATTTAAGCTTCTTCCGAGCATTGTTGGGACTATACTCTGGCTACAGTTCTCCTATTAAATGATGACTATCATATATGCATTGGATACCAAAAGAGAGTGTTAAGTGAGCTGTAGCCCACTAACCTTTCCAGCCTCACATCAGCTGGATCACACATGTAGGTGTTAGGCTTTCCAGCTATGATGTTGATATTATAATCTTATAGGAGCTCTATAAGAACAGGATTGTAACTCAGTTGTAAGTGTGCTTGAATATAGCAAATACATTACAAGATTtgtcatggtatcagagcggttTGCTCTTGAGACCAATACCCATATCTAGAAATCTAAATTACCCATACCCATATTCCGCTGCCAGAATTACCAAGAGAAGAACTCTGTTCTTCATCTTAACCAAGCACCAGAAACTCTTAGCCATACCAATACCTTCAACAGAAGAACCTTGTTTCTTCCTCTTAACcaagtaccaaaaaaaaaataccagcaCCAGAAAATCTAAACCATTACCAAAGAACTTttgttcttccccatatccATATTCCCAGAAAATACCAAGAACAAATTTTGTTCTTCAATACTCAGTACCCATATCAATACCAAATTCCATCCTTTTACCAGCTCAATACtgaagtcaaaaaaaaaaaaaaaatattcaaactaCCTTGATTCCTCCATTCCC is a window from the Rosa chinensis cultivar Old Blush chromosome 2, RchiOBHm-V2, whole genome shotgun sequence genome containing:
- the LOC112185661 gene encoding 7-deoxyloganetin glucosyltransferase, producing the protein MGSMEVPDKPHAVCIPFPYQGHIKPLLKFAKLLHHRGFRITFVNTEYNHRRFLKSLGPNTLDGLTDFHFETIPDGLPPSDSDSTQDITAICDSINKNFLAPFRDLLTRLNSSTFPVSCIVSDGFMSFSIDGAQELGLPIVLFFPVAANGFMGFKHYRALVEKGFTPIKDEKCLSNGYLDTVIDWIPGMKDIRLKDLPSFFRTTDPNDSPFILTGEATERAHKASAVVIHTFDALERDVLDALSFMLPHVYAIGPLQLLLNQIPEDPLKSMGYSLWKEDTECLPWLNAKAPNSVVYVNFGSVVVMTPEHLVEFGWGLANSKHPFLWVIRPDLVVGESAILPPEFVAETKERGIIVSWCPQEEVLNHPSVGGFLTHNGWNSTIESVTAGVPMLCWPFFAEQQTNCWYVCNGLGIGMEIDNNVNRDEVEKIVRELMEGQKGETMRNKANVLKKLAEEATDPQGSSYTNLDKVVNQVLLRKS